The nucleotide window TTGGCGATCGCTTTGAGAATCAGGATGAGGGTTGTAATCCGCTGTTGCCCGTCTACCACCTCTACGACCTGATGTTCAGTGGTAATGATAGTCCGTTTTTCCCGGCGAAGGCCCACGATCGTGGCCATGAAGTGATGTCGGTCATTCCCTGCGGCCCAGGTGCGATCGATATCCTCAAACAGGTCTTTCCGCTCTTTCGACCGCCAGCTATAGGCTCGCTGATACTGAGGAATCCTGAAAAGTCGCCCGTGAAGCAACCTGTCCAGAGTGACATGCTGTGGCTGGATGTCGATCATGGTTGCACTCCCTCGACCTGTGGCAACTTGGGATCTGATTTGCCGGAGGCGTCCTTTGGACAAATAAGCTGCGGCGGTTCGAATTTGCCTGATGGGCCTCCCCGGCATCGCACCGGCAGGCATGGCCCTACGTCGTCACTATACCCCGCGCCCGCGGCGTGTCAAGCGCACCGAGGGGGCGGCCTGGCCGCCCCCTCTCCCCCTACGCCTTCCGGTAAATCCTCCCGCCGGACTCGCGGAACTCGCGCGCCTTCTCCTCCACCCCCACCGCCGCCATCCTTCCGTTGAAGGACTGTGCAGCCCCGCGCGCCAGCGCCTCCTCGTCGCTCACGAGCCGCCCTCGGTCTTGCGGCGCGTTGCGTCAGGCCCCCGCGCCCGGAGCACCCGCAACGTCGCCACGCCCAGCACGAAGAACAGCGCCGCGTCGGCGACGAAGACCGACCTGATCCCCAGCGCCACGGTCATCGTCCCCCCAAACAGGGCCGCCATCCCCACGGAGAGCGCGTTGGCGCTCTGGACAACGCCGAACACCGCGCCCTGGTGCTCGCGCGGGACCGACGTGCTCAGCAGGGAGTTAATCGCCGTGACCAGCGTCCCCTGGCACAGCCCGATCACGCCGAACAGAAGGGCGGACGCCATGCTTGACTGCACCCAGACCAGGGGAACGTAGAAGACCGACGCGGCGAAGGCGGCGACCACGACGGCCCGCAGCAGGGTATTCGACTGCCCCCAGCGGCCCACGACCAGCGACGCCACCGAGCTCGTCAGCCCGATGACCGACAGCGCCACGCCCGCGGCGGTCGCGGCCCCCTCCGCAACCATGCCTTGCATGAAGACCGCCATGATGGGCTGGAGCATGAACGGGCCGAAGCCTATGGCAAGCAGCACCCACAGCAGAGGCACAACGTGCGGCAGGCCCAGCACCAGCCGGACATCGCGGATGGGGTGAATCCTCTTGTCGGCTCTCGCGACGGGACTGAACCTCTCGTGCACGTACCGCACGACAATGAGGAGCGCCACGCCCTGCAGGCCGGCCATCACGAAGAACGGGACGCGATGCCCGAATGCGTCCGCCAGGACGCCGCCCACGAGCGGCCCGACCATCAACCCCAGGAAGAACGACACTTGCAAGAGTCCCAGCGCGAATGCCAGACGCCCCCGCGGGACCTCGGACGCGACCAGCGCGGACGCCGCCGAGGCGACGCCGGTAAACGCCCCGTACGCCGCGCGCGTCAGGATCAGGATGAGCACACTGGGCGCCAGACCCGAAAGCGCCACCAGCACGATGCCGGCCGCGGACGCGCGCACCACCATCGGCTTGCGTCCGTAGCGGTCGGCCAGCGCGCCCCACAGCGGGCCCGCCAGGAAGGCGCAGAAGCCGCTGGAGAACTGCGATACGCCCGCCCAGAACGCCGCTTCCTCGAGGTTTTTCACCCCGAGCTCTTGCATGAACAGGGGAAAGATGGGAGTGACCGCGCTGAAGGAGAGAAGGGACAGGAACTGCACCAGCGCCAGCGCGTAGAGGTTCTTCTGCCAGCGGGGGTCGGAGTGGTCAACAGTCACTAGGGGATTATAGCGCTGGCGACCCCCATGCGCTATCCGCAAGTTACCGAGGGGAACCCACGAAGGCGTACCCTTGACTTCCCCAGCGCCAAATGTATACTAGGCCGCAATACATGCGCCATATGTTTAAAGTAATGACGTAGTCGTGCATGATTGTTATGAAAATTGTCGGCCCCAAAGCCGTGGTATTTAGAGCACGGATGACGCGTTCTGGCGAAGACCACAGAGAGGCAGTTTATGACAGACTACGTCCTGAATCCGGTCGGTGAACCAGCTCAGTCCGTCAAGCGCGCGAACCTGGCCCCGCGTCCAGGCAGCCTCGAAGGCAAGCGCATCGGTATTCTCGACGATCGGGTTACTCGCAGCATTGGCAACGTCACGGAAGTTCTCGGGCCTCTGGTAGAACAGAGATTCGCCCCCGGAGAAGTCAGGATATGGCTTAAACCAAACACCGGCGCGCCTTCCCCTCGGGCCCTGCTGGAAGACGTCATGCGCAACTCGGACGTCGTCATCCTCGCCTGCTGCGCCTGAGGGTCCTGTACGTCGGGCCTTGTGCACGACGCGGCGTTCCTGGAGAAGCAGGGAATTCCTACCGTGACTATCGCGGAAGACGCCTTCATCACAGCCGCTCGCAAAGGCGCGACATTCCTTGGCGTACCTGATCTGCCCTTCGTGGTCATTGCACAGTCGCGGTCATGGGAAACAGCCGAAGGCACAAAGAAGAAGGTCTCCGACGCCCTTGAGGAAGCAAAGCAGAAGCTGTTGTCCACGGCTCGCCCCGTGCCAGCGTAGCTTGTGGACGGTCGCCCGGACGAAGGAGAGTCATGACCAACCTCAGCTTGAAGTCTGAGCGCATTCCCATCCGGGACTACTTCGAATGGCAGGAGATGGCGTTTGACAAGGGCTGGTCCGACGGCTTTCCCGTCGCGCCGCCCCTGGAGAGTAAGGTAGCTGAGGTTGTGGAGTACCTGGGCCGGGAACCTGGAGAGCTTATAGGCGTGATACCTCCCGCTCACCGGCTCGCCACCATCGAAAAAATCGCGATCAACAGCGTGATGGGTGGGTGCAAACCTGAATACGTGCCCGTCATCATCGCCGCGGTCCAGGCAATGCTGGAGGAGCGCTTCAATCTGAACGGCGTGCAGGTGACCGCTCATAGCGCCCGTCCGCTTGTCATTGTAAGCGGACCGCTCGTCAAGCAGCTCGGTTTCAATGCGAAAATAGGGGTCTTCGCTGGCGGCTCCCGGGCCAACACCACCGTGGGACGGGCCGTGCGCCTCATTCTGTGGAACATTGGCGGCGCGTACACGGGCGACCCGGACCGCGCCAGCTTTGGGCATCCGGGACGATTCAGCTTTTGCATAGCGGAAGACCAGGATATTAATCCCTGGGAACCGTTGCACGTGGAGCGGGGCCTTGCTCCGGAAGACAGCGCCGTGACGGTCATAGCCGCGGAATCACCTCGGTGGATAAAGTACGGGCTTCGCATTCCTGGCAAGGAGAACCTCGAGAACATCGCGGACGCCATGTCCAACCTTGGGAACAACGCTGTCTACATCGGTGGCTATTTTCTGGTCGTCATCGGCGCCGGAGTCGTCCCTACCCTTGCCAGGGAGGGCTGGACAAAGCAGACGGTCAGGCAGTTCCTGTACGAGAAAGCTCGCCAGCCGCTTGGCCGCATTCGTCGCCACGCGGACTGGGCTTATGAAGACCGCTTCAAGAGCCGCCAACACTGGCATCCCGTGTGGGTGGACATGTCCGACGACAATTGCATGATTCCCTGCGTGGGCAAGCCTGACGACATTACGGTGATGACGGCGGGCGGGACCCACGGCAACGTGCTGTGCCCTGGCTGGCATGCCGGCGGCGGATGGCCTGTGACACGCCGGATTGAACTTCCGCGGCGGACGGCATAATCGTTTGTTTCCGCCGAACGCCTTCACATCTTCGTTCGATGCCCAGGGAGGATAGGGACACTCCATGAGTCAAGCTTCTTCAGAGCCGAAGTACGCCGTCGTATGGCCCCTGGGTCGACAAGAGCACAAGCCGCTCCGGGTACGAGGGCCCATTGCCGATTTGCGCGGAAAGACGGTGGGCCAGCTATGGGACAGACTCTTCAGAGGCAACGAGATTTTTGCGATCATTCGAGAAAAACTGCAAGAGAGATATCCTGATATCAAGTTCGTCAGCTACGATGTCTTTGGCAATATTCAGGGCCCGGACGAGCCGGAAGTCATTGCCGCGTTGCCTGAGCTGCTGCGCAAACACGGGTGTGATGTCGTCATATCGGGCATTGGCGCCTGAGGTGTCTGCACGCCCGCGGTCATACGGGCCAGCCTGGTAGCCGAAACGGCAGGTGTCCGCAGCGTTTCGATCGTGTCCAGCGGCTTCGCGAAGCTGGCGCACAGGTCGGCGGACATATTCGGTGTGCCCAACTTGCCGATCGCGGAATATCCTGGCGTCATCATGGTTGACGGCGCTGCTGATTTGCACCGCAAGGCGGAGATGCTGGTCGCCCAGATCGTCGAGGGACTGGCGACTCCGCTGCGGACCGTGGTGAAGTCTTCCGAGCCGAAAACAACAGACATCGTGTGCGAAGGCACGCTCGACGAGGTCCAGGAGTTCTTCACGAAAAAGCTGTGGACGGACGGGCTTCCCATTCGGCCGCCGACTATAACAAAAGTCGAAGAGTTCCTGCAGTGCACCGATCGGCATCGAGACGAAGTCATCGGTGTGATTGGACTTGAGAACCGTGAAGCCACCATATGGAATATCGCAGTCAACGGCGTCATGGCGGGATGCCGTCCTGAGTACATGCCGATCCTCATAGCAGTGGTAGAAGCCATCGCGGACGCGGACTTTCGTGTCCACGAGTCCGGAGGCACGCCCGGATGGGAGCCGCTCATCGTGCTGAACGGACCAATTGTCAAGGAGTTGGACTTCAACTATGATTGCGGCGTGATGCGGGTGGGAAGGCAGGCGAACTCAAGCATCGGGCGGTTCCTCAAGCTCTACATGAGAAATGTCGCGGGGCTGCTCACTCCGCCGGAGTCAACGGACAAGGGGACGATAGGATACACGTTCAACGTCGTCCTGCCGGAGAACGAGGATGTCATAATGGCTCTCGATTGGGAACCCTTCAGCGCGGACAGGGGTTTTCCGCGAGGAGAGAACGTTGTGACCGTCCAGAGCGCCAGAGCGATCACCCCGCCTATTTATTGCGGCGGGAACACGGCTAAAGAGGCGATGGAAGCCCTGGTTGAGATTTTCGGCACGACGTGCTCCTACACGGCCTACCTTGGACTGCGCCACAGGAACTATCACCCGCTGCTGCTCATCAGCCCCAGCATTGCGCAGGTGCTGGCCAAGGATGGGTGGAGCAAGAACGATGTCAGGGCTTATCTGTACGAGCACTGCCGGATGTCCGTCAGGGACTTGGAGAAATGGGCTTGGAGGACGGGACACACGGACTTCAGTGTCTCCGGGCTTGTTGCGGCAGGCAAAATACCGAAGAGCTACGGTGAGTCGGAAGATCCGGAGAGACTGGTCCCCGTGTTTTTCCGCGCTGATTCAATAGGTATCGTTGTGGCGGGCGACCCGGGAAGAAACCAGGCCAAAGGCTATGTGCACAATCACCGGCCGCCAGTCAGCAGGAAGGTCAACCTGCCGGCGAATTGGTCGAGCCTCGTAAGAGCATCACAGGCTGGCACAACGACGGGCTTGCGGTAACCTAAACATTTGAGGAGGGGAACCATGGGTAATCGGATATCTCAGAGCGTAGTTGGTCGGCCGCTTGTTCGGCTGGGCAGTCTCCTGGTGGCTGGAGTCCTTGTCCTGTCCGCCTGCGCTCCCAGCGCCGCGCCGGCGCCTCAGCCCGCGTCATCAGCGCAGCAGTCCGCGACTCCAGCGCCGCCCCCCGCGACTCCGACCTTGGCTCCCCCAACGCCCAGGCCGTCCGCGCCGGCAACGCCATCTCCAGCCTCAGCACCGGCCGCCGCGCGGACTCCGTCCGGGGCGACTGAACAGCCGAAATACGGGGGAGTGCTCGCGGTCCGAAACCCTGACCCCGTATCCACATTTGACATGCATCAGGCGACCCGCATTGACGTCTCAATCCCCTTCAGTAACGTTTACATCGGTCTCCTTCGGAAGGACCCTGTTGATGGTGAAACAGTCATCCCCTCCATGGCAAAAGCATGGACGATCAGCCCCGATGGGACTGAATACATACTCACGTTGCAGCCCGGCATCAAGTGGCACGACGGACAGGCGTTGACGACAGAGGCAGTGGCGTGGAGCCTGAACCGGATGGCGCGCCCGCCGAGGGGGGTCATCAGCCCGAGGGCGAGCGGCCTCCTCGTCGGGATGGTGCAGGCCGAAGCTCTGGACGCTGCGCGCGTTCGTATCACCCTGGACGCCCCGAGCGGCTCCTTCCTCGACAGGCTGGCGAACGACTGGATCACCGTCTTGCCCAAACACATCCTGGACAAAAAACAGGGTGACGCGCTGGATGTCGTTGTAGGCACCGGAGCATTCAAATTTGTGCGGTACAACGCCAACGTCAGCGTCGAGCTGACGAAGAACAAGGAGTACTTTGTACCAGCGCGGCCTTACCTGGATGGCATCACCTTCTTCATCATCCCGGAAGACCGCACAGCGTTTGCCGCCCTGCGGACAGGGCGGGTGCAGCTCACCACCGTTGCGTCCCGCGCCATCAGCGCCACTGAAGCCGAGCTCGTCGAAAGCGATCCGGACCTGAGTAAGAAGATCCTGGTGGAGCGCTATGCGTCTCCCTCCAAGAACGGCTTCATGCCCAACAATGAAATCGCACCCTGGAAGGATGTCCGCGTCCGGCGTGCGGCGAGCCTGGCGATGGACCGTCAGGCCGCGGTGACAATAGCCAAGGACGCAGTCATCGGAGGCTATTTGAGCCCCCGCACCAAGTGGGGCATACCTGTTGAAGAGCTTGTCAAGCGGCCCGGATTCCGGCAGCCGAAGGACCAGGACATCGCGGAGGCCAAGCGGCTGATGGCTGACGCCGGCTATGCGAATGGAATCGATATCCCCCTCCTCTGCCGCCTGGGTTTCGACTGCGAGCAAATGGCTCCCCTGCTGGGGTCTGATCTTGCCAGGATCGGCATTCGAGCGAAAATCGTTCCAACGGCGACCAATGTCCTTACAGAGATATTCAACAAGGGTCAGTACAGCGCTGCCCTTTACTCCGCGACCGCGCCGCTGGCCGACCCGGACAGCCTCCTGACGTCGTATCTGACCGGCGATGGGCGCAACTGGAGCCGGTTCGGCGACGCGCAGGTTGACGCATGGTTCAAGGAGCAAAGCCGCACGCTTGACCAGAGCAAGCGTCTTGAGATCGTACGCAAGATTGAGGAACGGCTGCTGGAACTGGAGCCACTGCCGAGCCTGTACTTCCGTGACTACCTCCGCGCGCGCTGGAGGACTGTGAAGGGCTTTAGAAGCGGCCCTGACCTTTTCCAGGACGAGAATCTGGAGTATGCGTGGCTGGACAAATAGGCACTGCGTTTTGATCCGCCTGTAGCCACACGTATTCCGTGGGGTTTAGCGACGCGTCAATTATGGCGTTGCCCGTGTTTTGAGGGACGGCGATGTTTGCCTATGTGATTCGCAGACTGATCCTGTTTATCCCTGTTCTGCTGGGCGTATCCTTGATCATCTTCCTTGTGATGCGCATAGTCCCCGGAGACGCGGCCTACGCGACGCTGGCCGGACGCGGAGGTGAGGGAATTGTCACAGAGGAAGCCCTTGCCACAATGCGGCAGCGCCTCGGGCTAAACAAGCCTTATCCGCAGCAATATCTCGACTGGGTCTGGGGGATGGCCCGGCTCGACTTTGGCACGTCGCTGACCACACGCGTACCCGTGTGGAAGGAGGTGACGCAGCGGTTGCCTATCACCATTGAGTTGGCGGTCCTTACAGCGCTCATTGCCACCGCGGTCGCGGTGCCCGTGGGCACATTTTCAGCGTTGCATCAAGATACGCCGCTTGATTACATACTCCGAATCGTCACAATCATCGGCCTGGCCGCACCCACGTTCTGGATAGGGACACTTACAATCATGGCGTTGGTACGCTACTTTGACTGGATCCCGCCGCTGGGATTCTCCAGCGTGCTGGACGATCCCTGGACAAACTTCCAGCAAATCATCTGGCCCGCCGTCGGCCTGGGTTACCACCACGTCGCGGTTATCGCACGGATGACGCGCTCCTCCATGTTGGAGGTGTTGCGGCAAGAGTACGTGCGCACGGCGTGGGCCAAGGGCCTGCGCCAGCGGGTGGTGATCAACCGTCACGCGCTGAAGAATGCCATGATGCCGGTCGTCACGCTCATTGGTGTGCAGTTTGCCGTGCTTCTGGGTGGTACGGTCATCATGGAAAGCATCTTCTCCATTCCGGGCATGGGCAGGGCTCTCATAGAGGGGATTCAGCTTCGCGACTACACGGTGGTCCAGGGTTGTGTCGTCATCTTTGCGCTTCTCATTCTCATTGTGAACCTTCTGGTAGACCTGTTGTATGCGTGGCTTGATCCGAGGATCGGCTATGGAGCCTCCTGAAAACGGCAATCCGTCTGTGCGCGAGGCGAAGAGTGCAATCTGAGCAAATGTCTCTGTTGAGAAAGTCCTCACCACCCGTCCTGCTCATTCGATGGGTTCGCGTTATCCTGCGCTTCGCTCAAGCTAAACCGATGGCGGCGGTTGGCGCACTGATTATAGTTGCCGCGCTCGGGGCTGCGATTTTCGCGCCCATCATTGCCTTGAGTGACCCGCTCAAAGTGGACACCAGCCGTATCCTGGTCCCGCCGGGCCGGGCTGCTCCACTGGGGACTGACTTCCTAGGAAGAGATGTGCTGAGCCGCATTATTTATGGCGCTCGGATATCGCTGTACGTGGCGGTTTCATCAATAACGGTTTCCCTGATAGCTGGAGCACTGCTGGGAGGCGTCGGAGCATACTTTGGCTCCAGGATTGACATGCCGATCCAGCGGGTCATGGATGCGATGATGGCTTTCCCGAGCCTGGTCCTTGCCCTGGCGCTTATGGCATCCCTGGGACCAAATCTGAACAATGTCGTTGCCGCAATAGCAATCGTTTACACGCCGAGAACGGCGAGAATCATACGTTCAGCAGTGTTGGCTGTCAAAGCTAACCAGTACACCGAGGCGGCGCGCGCGGTGGGTTGCTCGCATGTCCGGATTTTATGGCGGCATATCGCCCCCAACTGCGTTGCCCCGGTCATCGTCATCGCAACCGTGAACCTGGGCGTCGCCATCTCGATAGAAGGGTCTCTCAGCTTTATCGGTGTCGGCGTTCCACCTCCAACGCCATCCTGGGGTAATATGGTCGCCGGCGCCGCCATCGAGATGGCCCAGAAAGCTCCGTACCTGCCGCTGTTCCCGGGGATCGCCCTGACTCTGACAGTCCTCGGCTTTAACCTCCTTGGCGACGCGCTGCGGGACATGCTGGACCCTCGCCTGCGGACGCGGTAAGGAGCGCACGAGCGACTACGGAGGGAGACTCATTCTGTCTGAGTGGATTACCTGCGCTCTTGCGGCGGGTAGGCCTTTGCAGCCGGTGCAAAGGGGCGCCATAATCGCGGCCCCATAATCCGCTTCCTCCGCGGACCAGCCGGGCAACTCCATCGCCCGCCCCGTTCGCGCTGTCACGCCGAGTCCTGTGGAGAAGGACGAGGAATCTCCCTCGCGACCGAGCGGCAGGGTGTTACGGGCGCACCTGCCCGTTCCCGTAAATGACCCATTTGTAGCTGGTCAGCTCGCGCAGGCCCATCGGCCCGCGGGCGTGCATCTTCTGCGTGCTGATGCCCACCTCCGCGCCGAGGCCGAACTGCCCGCCGTCCGTGAATCGCGTGCTGGCGTTCACGTACACGCAGGCGGCGTCCACGTCGTCCAGGAAGCGCATCGCCGCCGAGTAGTCCTCGGTGATGATGGCCTCCGAATGGCCGGAGCCGTACTTTTCGATGTGCTGAAGCGCCTCCTCCTCGCTGTCCACCACCTTAATGGCGGCCACCAGGCTCAGGAACTCCTTGCCCCAGTCCTGCTCGGTGGCGGGGACAGCCCGCAGGCCCTTGTCGCCCGCCAGCAGCGCCAGCGCGCGGCCGTCGCAGCGCAGCTCCACGCCCGCCTTCGCCATCTCCTTCGCGATGAGCGGCAGCCCCTTCGCGGCGGCGTCCTTGTGGATGAGGACGCAGTCGAGCGCGTTGCAGACGGTGGGTCGCTGCACCTTGGCGTTGAAGACGATGCGCACGGCCTTCTCCAGGTCCGCGCTCTTGTCCACGTACGCGTGGCAGACGCCGACGCCGCCGGTGATGACGGGGATGGCGGCGTGCTCCGCCACGTAGCGGATGAGTCCGTCGCCGCCGCGCGGGATGAGCAGGTCAATGACACCCTTCATCTGGAGCATCCTGTCCACCAGCGCGCGGTCGGTGCTCTCGATGAACTGGACGGCGTCGGCGGGCGCGCCCGCCTGGGCGATGGCGTCGCGCACGACGCGGGCCAGCGCGGCGTTCGAGTGGATGGCCTCCTTGCCGCCGCGCAAAATGCAGGCGTTGCCGGACTTGAGGCAGAGGACGGAGATGTCCACGGTCACGTTGGGGCGGCTCTCGTACACGGTGGCGATGACCCCCAGGGGCACGCGCCGCTTGCCGATGACCAGGCCGTTGGGCAACGTGCGCATGTCCGCGACCTCGCCGATGGGGTCGGGCAGCGCGGCGACGCCGCGCACGTCCGCGGCCATGCCCGCGAGCCGCTTCGGGTCGAGCAGCAGCCTGTCCAGCAGGGCGTCGGTCAGCCCGTCCTTCCGGCCCTGGGCGCAGTCCTTCTGATTGGCGGCGAGGATTTCCTCCTCGCGCGACTTCAGGGCGTCCGCTATTGTGAGCAGCGCCCTGTTCTTAACGTCGGTGGAGAGCCGGGCGAGCTGCCGGGCGGCCTGCCGGGCGCGCTTGCCTTTGGTCTCCAGCTCCTGCTGTGCGCTTGCGAGGGTCATGGTGTCCTCCCCTGGGGGTAGGCGTGATCATCTCCGAAAGGCTAGTGTCCCGTTTTTGAAATACGTTCCCTATTCCATGTCATACCGGCTTCCGCCGGTATCCAGAGAAGCACCGGGGAACGCTGGATTCCGGCCTCGTATCGGGTACGGGGCAAGCTTTTCGCCGGAAAGACGGTAAGTGTCCGGGGGCGTTTCCTCGAACAACTTCTCATGCATGAAACAGTATGCGTACTCCGGGAACACCACACTAGGACATCAGCTCCCCTTGTTCCGCCTGCTCCTGCTCCGTGGGCGCCTTCGCGAAAGGTGACTTTTGCGCGCCAGGCGATTTGGCCTGCGGCGTCTGTGGCCGCTTCCCCGCCAGTATTTCCTCGATGGTCAATATCTGAACGCGCGGGTAATTCTTCTTCCAGAAATCATTATGATAGATCCCCGCAGCGGCAGCCTCTGTAATCATTGGCTGAGTCGGGGGTTCCAACGTCAGAAGAACGCCAACAGGCTCTTTTTCCCGATCCAGCACGCCTACAAGGTCACGCACCATGCCCACGTTGACCTTCTCGCCGCCCTTGACCGAGACAATGACCCGTTTGTAGTCCTCTTTCGATCCGGCGAAGAAGGGAATGACACCGTCAATACCTTTGTCCGCCCCTTTCTTCTTGCCCGCAACGGGCTGCGCGCCCAGCCTGTCCAGCGCCCACCACTGGAACTGGTACTTGTCCCGTTTAGCTAGCTCTTGCGCGCCAGCCAGATCAACAGGTTCACCAATGACCTCAATAGCGATGCTTGGGAAAGCGTCCTGCATGCGGCGGCGCACGAGGCCGATAGCCAGATGCGTGACGTCTATGCCAATCCAACGGCGGTCCAGTTTGTGCGCGGCGTGGACGGCGGTACCGCACCCGCAGAACGGGTCGAGGACAACGTCACTTGGGTTGGATGAGGCTGCGATAATTCGCTCAAGGAGCGCTAATGGCTTCTGGGTGGCGTAGCCCAAGCGCTCTTTTGGACGGTTGTGCACCGGCAGCAAATCGAACCATAGGTCCTGTGCCGATGCACCTGAAGACTCGTCAAGATATATCTTGTACCGCGGCACACCGGTCTTGCTATAGACGATTCGTCCTTCTCGCTCTAGGCGCTCCATATTCTCCTTTGAGAACGCCCAGTAACGCCCAGCAGGGGGTTTCTTGCCTTTCCACTCATATAAAGTGTCGCCACCCGGTTTAGCTGCATGCAGAGGCTGTGTCTGATAACGACGCCCGCCTGCATCCACGTAACGATAGATATTGTCAACATATTCGGGCTCATATGGCGTGTAGATGGTTTTCCAGGTTCGCTCGTCGCCCTTACTGTAGAATAGAATTGTGTCGTGAATGCGCCCAAAATGCTTCGCACCTTGCACAACATCACTATGTGCAGAGGAGCGTTTCCATACGATCTCATTAACAAAGTTCCTCGGCTCGAACACTGAGTCCATTAGAACACGCAAGTAGGGCCCTGCCGTGGGGTCACAGTGAAGGTAGATGGAGCCGTTATCCTTTAGCACGCGGTGCAACTCCACCAGCCGCACGGCCATCATGGTAAGGTAGGCAGTCACATCGTTGTGTCCTAGCCCCTCTACCATCGCCTTCAACATCCGCGCCACTTGCTGATGCGGGCCGGTCACAATTTCCTCGTAGATTTGGGCCGTCTTTGGCGCCCACTGCCACGTATCCTCAAACGCCTCTAGCTGGGCCTCGCTGGCCGCTCCGGTGGACTCGCGGAAGAGGACGTTATACGAGCGGCTGGAGTTGAAGGGCGGATCAAGATAGATGAGGTCAACGGAAGCATCGGGAATATGGCGGCGCAGAACGTCCAGATTGTCGCCGTAGTACAGGACGTTTGTTTTCATCGCGCCTCTCCCCGCCATAGCTCTGGTGCAGTGTCCCCGAAGGTTGTTGACGAATCGTCATTCCGGCGAAAGCCGGAATCCAAGTTCCACAGGCTCCCCGACTGGATTCCGGATCAGGTCCGGAATGACGGGTATCGAGCTGCCTTTTTCGGGGCACCGCACTAGCGACGGCTAAAGGTTATCAGCAAAGCCCGCGCGCCCGCCAGTTTACCAGTCGGCGAAGGGGACCGCCTTCACCGCGCCTAGCTCTCCGTAGCCTATGAACGTGTAGCCCGGATAGTCCTTGAGGGTCTCGCCGCGGGCGTCCAGCCGTATCTGGCCCCGCGTCTTGTCCTCTATCTCCAGGATGAAGATGCGGACGCCGGACTCGACGAGCTTCCGGACCTCCTCGGCGTGGTCGAGCGGCTTGACAGCGCCGCCCCAGCGCGCGTAGCTCACCGTCTGGCTGGGCGTGTTCCAGTACGCATAGGTGACGCTCGCCACTTTTTCGCTCGTGCGGCCGTGGTACAGCGTGCCCTTGCCGATTGTCGCGCCGGTGTTCATTGCAGTACCTCTACAGCACAACCAGGTTGTTGCGGTGCACGACCTCGTCGCCGAAGCTGTGCCCCAGAAGCTCCGAGATGCGGCTGGACTTCGCGCCCTTGATCGCCTGGACCTCCGCCGCGTCGTAGTTCACGATGCCGTAGCCGACCTGCCTGCCGGATGCGTCAAGGATGGTGACGATATCGCCGCGCTGGAAGTCGCCGCGCGCGTCCCGCACGCCTGCGGGCAACAGGCTCTTCCCGCCGGTGCGCAGCGCCCCCGCGGCGCCGTTGTCCACGACAAGCTCACCTCTTGCGGACAGCCCGCTCAGGAGCCAGCGTTTACGACTGTCAATCTTGGAGTGGCAGGGCGG belongs to Dehalococcoidia bacterium and includes:
- a CDS encoding DNA methyltransferase; the encoded protein is MKTNVLYYGDNLDVLRRHIPDASVDLIYLDPPFNSSRSYNVLFRESTGAASEAQLEAFEDTWQWAPKTAQIYEEIVTGPHQQVARMLKAMVEGLGHNDVTAYLTMMAVRLVELHRVLKDNGSIYLHCDPTAGPYLRVLMDSVFEPRNFVNEIVWKRSSAHSDVVQGAKHFGRIHDTILFYSKGDERTWKTIYTPYEPEYVDNIYRYVDAGGRRYQTQPLHAAKPGGDTLYEWKGKKPPAGRYWAFSKENMERLEREGRIVYSKTGVPRYKIYLDESSGASAQDLWFDLLPVHNRPKERLGYATQKPLALLERIIAASSNPSDVVLDPFCGCGTAVHAAHKLDRRWIGIDVTHLAIGLVRRRMQDAFPSIAIEVIGEPVDLAGAQELAKRDKYQFQWWALDRLGAQPVAGKKKGADKGIDGVIPFFAGSKEDYKRVIVSVKGGEKVNVGMVRDLVGVLDREKEPVGVLLTLEPPTQPMITEAAAAGIYHNDFWKKNYPRVQILTIEEILAGKRPQTPQAKSPGAQKSPFAKAPTEQEQAEQGELMS